The genomic segment CACTGGCTTACCTGAGAGTTGAGTTTTTCAGGAAGGGTCCCTTGCTGCTGAACAATCGTCTTGAGTTCGATCCATGATTTTAGTCTAGGCTCATTGATTACAGCCTGCTTTTCTTGTTTACTCGTTAGGTTACCTATAGCGTGCCACAAGCGTAAGCTATGCTCTTGGTCTAGATTACCTGCAGCTATCAAGTTTTCACTTGCTGCCAGCCAAGCGTGCTGGTGCTCGTCAATACGTGCTTGCAACGCACTGATTTGAGCAGGAGGGAGCTGACTTTTGGACAACCTAGTCATTAGTTTCTGCGCTTGTGCAACTGCAGGAGTAGGTAACTGCATATAACATTGTGCAAGTAACAACTGGGCTTGAGGCTGATGATCTGGATGGATAAGCTCTGGTGTTAAAATATTAAGTAGCTTGATACTGGCATTGCAGTTTTTTTCTTGTTGGAGCGTAGCCGCAGCCTGTAACAATAAGCTGTTACGTTGGGTTATGTCCCCGCTGGCCTCATAATGACGTTGCGCTTGGTTTAGGTAATATTGACTGTTAAGCTCTTGGTTAGGCTGCACTACCTTAGTATCTGGGCGTTTTACCGTGTGTTTTTTGTTTGGCGTATCCGCGCACGAGGCCATAAAAACGACTAGGCTAACAACCACTACCGACCTGATTAATTTCATTAAAAGTGCACTCATCTAACATCTTGATAATTCGCCCGTTAGTTTATACCAACGCTGACAAATATCTACCTGCTGAGAACGTAGGGAAACGGGAAGTTACAAGGTAAAATAGCGATAACATTGTTAAAAGGCTTACATAGTGGCAGATTTCGGAAGTTTGTTTATTGTTCCAACGCCGATTGGAAATTTAGAAGATATTACCCTACGGGCAATTCGAACTTTAAAAGAAGTGGATTTGATTGCCGCTGAAGACACGCGTCATAGCCAAAAGCTCTTGCAGCATTTTGCTATTTCAACGCGCTTAATTTCTTTGCATGACCACAATGAAAGCCAGCGGGCAACGCAGCTCATTGAAAAGCTGCAGCAAGGGACGAATATCGCACTAATTTCAGATGCGGGAACCCCGCTAATAAGTGATCCTGGGTACGGATTAGTGAATCAGTGTCGAGCGAATAACGTAGAGGTTATTCCATTGCCAGGCCCATGTGCCGCCATAACCGCCTTAAGCGGGGCGGGGCTGGCAACTGATAGATTTCGCTTTGAAGGCTTTTTGCCCGCAAAACAACAAGCCAAGGCTCAAGTACTTGAGTCTATCGAACGTGAAACAGCAACTAGCGTATTTTATGAGTCTCCACGAAGAGTCGCCGATACCTTGCAAGCTATCGTTGATGTACTAGGCTGTGAACGCCGGGTTGTGTTAGCCAAGGAGTTGAGTAAGGCGTTTGAGACTTTTTACTCAGGCAGCGCAGGTGAGGCACTTCAATGGCTCCATGCAGATTCGAATCATCAGCGCGGAGAGTTCGTGTTAATGGTTGCTGGACATAAAATGGATGTTAATGATATTCCAGAAGAGGCATTGAAGTTGCTTAAACTCTTGATGGCCGAACTGCCTCCTAAGAAAGCCGCTGCAGTTGTTGCTCAGCAATATGGCCTGAAAAAGAATACGCTATATCAAATGGGTCTAGCGTTTGATCAGTAACCCCCTGTTCATAGAAACGAATTTAAACAGATAGTGTGACGAAGATCGTTGCCGCAATTGGAGTTTATTTTAGTGCGTAGTAGCGTGAATTCGCCTATTATCCTCGACATTGAGGCCAGTGGGTTTGGAGCTAACAGCTATCCCATCGAGGTGGGTGTCGCGATGGACAATGATACGCGTTTTTGTCGTCTTATTCGCCCGCAGACTGATTGGCAACATTGGAGCGAAGAAGCACAAGGTCTGCATGGGATCAGTCGCAGTATGTTGCTTGAAAAAGGTGCACCGGTGCAACAAGTGTGTATTGAACTCAATCAACTTTTATATGGGAGAACAGCATATTCCGACGGCTGGGTGGTCGACAGCCCATGGTTATCACGCCTATATGAAAGTGCAGGCATGCGCATGGCTTTTGAGTTGAGCCAGTTAGACCTAATTTTGAATGAACGACAGATGGATAACTGGCACGAAACAAAATCGCGTATTTTGTCTCAAACCAAAGCGAAACGTCATCGCGCAAGTCATGATGCAGCGATTATTTTACAAACTTATCTAGCGACACGAAACTTATAAACTTACATGCCAATGATTGGCATCTCTCTTAGTACTTAACCCCATGGCCGCTGAGCCACTTCATTAGGATTTTATACTCGATGCAAACACACGATGCAGGCTGCTTAGACGAGCAGGTGATCGCGCATATCTGTGAACAACTCACGATCACTGGTTATTGTGTCGTTCAAGATTTTTTACCTCAATTAGTGATAAATGCCCTATACCTTGAGGCATGCAGTGACCAGCGTCTCAATTTCAAACAAGCGGCTATTGGGAGAGAGCAACTTCAACAAGTGAATACCAATGTACGTAGTGACAGCATTGCATGGATAACCGGTCAAAGTGAATCTCAAGGCTTGTTTTTGAAACTTATGGAAAATTTGCGCATAGAAATTAATCGTCGATTATTTCTCGGCCTATTCGATTACGAAAGTCATTATGCGCATTATGGCCCCGGGGATTTTTACAAACGTCACGTGGATGCCTTTAAAGGAAGCAGCAATCGCTTACTCAGTAGTGTTGTTTATTTAAATGCGGATTGGACCGAAGCTGATCAAGGTGAGTTACTCATGTTTCATGATGAAGAAGTATCACCATTTTTGATAGTAGAGCCTATTTTCAACCAATGTGTCATTTTTTTGAGTGAACAATTTCCCCATGAAGTCCGCGCGGCTAAACGGGATCGCTACAGTATCGCTGGTTGGTTTCGAACGAATAACAGTATTGGTGGGCAAATCGATCCCCCGCGTTAGTACCCGCTGTCGACTTATTGATGATTGCGTTAAATCATACAAATAATATAACTTCGGGTGATGTGAACAAAATGTGTTAATTAGGACAAGAGACTCCATGAAAATGAACATCAACAGTAAAACACTCGTTGCATTCATCAGCGTCGCAATGAGTATTACTGCAAGTGCTACCGCCGCGCCAACCCCAGAACAGTTATACACCAAACAACTACCCATAACCCCAGAGTTAGCATTGCCAGGGCAGTACACAGTTGGTGTGAAAACCCTTGACGTTGTGCATGAAAAACAACTTAATACTCAGGATTTCACCTCACAGGTTGATCGTCCCTTAACATTAGAAGTGTGGTATCCGGCACAATCTCAAGCGGCTACAACACAACAGGCTAGCTATGAAAATGTCACTCGGCTACACAAGCCTTTTAGCCTTGAGGGAACGGCGCATAGAGATGCCCAACCGAAAAGTGACGGGGCGTATCCGCTTGTGGTGTTATCTCATGGTTATACGGGCTATCGTACGATTATGTACTATCTTGGTGAACACTTAGCCAGCCATGGTTATGTGGTTGTTGGCATTGATCATACTGACTCAACAACCCAAGATGTTGACTTTGTGAACGCTGGCTTTTCTGGGTTTCCGAGTACGCTAATTAACCGTGCACGGGATCAGCAATTCGTGCTCGACTATTTTAGCCAAGATAATTCCGATATTGCTCACATTACCAATACTAATGATGCCGCCGTGATTGGATATTCTATGGGCGGCTATGGGGCAATAAACACCATTGGTGCCTGTTACGACTTTCACCAACAGGGCTTGCAGCGTTTAGGTTTTCCGGAGGATGCAGCCAGACAATTGATGCCTGTGTTTAATAGCTGTGCCGCTGGCAGAGAGTCTGTTGATCCACGTTGGAAAGCCATGATTGCCTATGCTCCTTGGGGCGGCGAAACATCAGTGCACAGTGCGAAATCGATGAATGAAATAACGGTTCCTAGCTTGTATGTAGCAGGGGACCAAGATGATGTGTCTGGTTATGAAAAAGGCGTTAAAAAGCTATTTGAACAAACCGGCAGCGAAAATAAATATTTAATGGTCTATGAAAATGCACGTCATAATATCGCGCCTCACCCAGCGCCAAAAGTCGCTTACGAAACTGACGCGGATTTAGGTCACTACATTGAACCAAGTTGGAATAACGAGCAGCTTAATCGGATAAATGAGCACATGAGTTTGGCGTTTTTAGATTGCTTCGTGAAAAAAGATGACGGCAAATGCGCTTACCTCCCTCAGCGTGACAATGCTACTCAGGTAAAAGATGCCGACGGCAAGCTGACGAAGGCATGGCCAGGGTTTGCAGACAGATGGGCTACAGGTATTCGTTTTTATCGAGGGGAAAACGCCAAGTAGTTATTATACTAATTCCAGTAAATAATTATCCGCTTGGCAACAATTTAAAGATACTTATCAAGAGCCACAAAAAAGCCCGTTCGTAGCACTAAACGGGCTTTTTTAGTGATTGATTAAACGTTAATGCTTCGCGGCGTAGTCTTCAACGGCTTGCCAAACACGTAAAAAGTTACCACTTAATATTTTTTTAATGTCAGCTTCTGAATAATCACGATCCATCAAACCTTGTACTAAATTCGGATAGGTGGATACGTCCTTTAGGCCTTCTGGTAGTGAGTCACCCACACCGTCATAATCAGAACCAATGCCCACATGGTCAATTCCAATTAGTTTTACTACGTGGTCAATGTGATCAAGGACAGTATCTACATTTGCAAAGGGAAAGGGATTTTTTGCAATGTATTCTTCATCAAACGCGGCGACAAGGGGGCTGTCCTCGCCTTCTTTATCCACCAATGCCTTGCGCTTGGCTGTCATTTGGTTGCGCCAATTCTGCGAAAGTTTGCTCACAAACGTTGAGCCGAAATTGATTTGTATCACCCCGCCATTTTCACCTAGAGCTTTGATCATGTCGTCGTCCATGTTGCGCTCAAAACCCGGTGTGAATTTGCGCAATGATGAGTGAGAAGCAATAACAGGCACCTTGCTAATGTCGATAGCTTGATAAAATGCCTGATCTGATACATGAGAAATATCTACCATAATGCCGATATTGTTCATTTCGGTGACAAGGGTTTTACCGAACGGACTTAATCCTTTCCATTTACGGCGTATATCGTAGGACGAATCGGCAATATGGTTACTTTGTGAGTGGGCAAGGGTGATATAACGAATCCCCCGCTCATAGAATGTCTTCAGATTGTCTAAATCACCTTGAATAGGAGATCCATTTTCCATGCCCATAGGTAGTGAAATCAAGCCTTGTTCAAACTGGCTTTTAACATCCGCTACGCTTTTGGCTATGGCAAACTTATCTGGCGCTCGGCCAACAATCGCTTCAACATAATCAATTAATTTGTGGGCCAAGGCCGTGGACTCATCTGAATCATCTAAGCTTGCCGGCACATAAATAGACATAAAAGGGGCATTTAAGCCACCTGCCTTTGCCCGCGGGTAGTCAAAATCACCGTCTTCGGTGGCTTTAGTGACGTCTACCCATTGCTCGTTGACGCGATAGGGAACATCAATGTGTGAATCGATGAGTATCGTGTCTTGAGTTAGCTGAGTTGCTTCTTCAGAGGCTTGATAAGCTCCGTGCACCGAACTGGAAAAAGCCAGCGTACAGGCAATGAATAATGCAGTTTTGTGTAAGGTTTTCATGTCGTTCCTTTGATTATACTTTTTATAATATGACTGTTTGAGGGCAAATCGTTTTGTACACACGGAGGAAAGTGGTGTGTATATGGATGGTATAGAAGAAGGATACGTAAAGTAAAGAGTAGGCAAAGAACGCAAGAGAAAAGCCGCACTTGCTAAGCAAGCGCGGCTAAGTGTTTGCAGGCTAGACCTTCGTTAGGTGAAATAGCAAGCTGCTTTGCGGAGTCAATAGCGGCATTTGCATGCCTAATTGCATAAGTAATTCGCCGCTAAAAATTTCACCATCTACAGCGCCCAGATGGTTAGCAAACCCAAATAAACCGGATTTAGGCCATTTATCGGTATTTTTGATTGGCCAAATAATATCGAGTTTGTATTGGCTATTTTTCTCTAAACCGGCAAATCTATATTGGTCAGGTAAGGTGGCTGAACTGCATGCGACTAAGCTATACGAAAAAAGTGCTTGAGACTTGTCTTTGGCAACGATACCTAAACCATTCATATATGCGGGAAGCTCCAAGCGGAATAAGTCACCACTGTGCACTAAGGCGCGATGTTGCTTGTACAAGTCGGTCATGGCTTTAAGTTCGACTTTTTCCCCGTCGGTTAGCTCGCGTAAGTCCATTTCCATGCCCATGTGACCGAATAAGGTGACAGAGGCACGCATTTCCATAGATACAGTGCGGTGGGTAATGTGACATTCTCTTGGGCCAACATGTGAGCCCATCAATTCAGCAGGCAAGAAATAAGAGAAGCCATTTTGTATTTTCAAACGCTCCAGTGCATCGTTTGAATCTGACGTCCACACGCGATCCGTACGTGCAAGCACGCCATAATCAGCACGACCACCGCCTGAAGCACAGCTTTCTACTTCAACATTCGGATGGGTTTCACGCACTTTGTCAAGCAAACGGTAAACAGCATGTATTTGATTGTGCCCACCAGGCTTGCCGCTATGGTTGCCTTGATGATTTAAATCGCGGTTCATATCCCATTTTACATAGCTAATATCATATTCTGATAACAACGAATCTAGCCGTTCAAATAAATAGTCAAAGACCTCTGGTCGAGATAAATCGAGTACCAATTGATTTCGACAGTTAATTTGTTTGCTAACTTCGTTACCCAACACCCATTCAGGATGCTGACGATAAAGCTCACTATCTGGGTTGACCATTTCAGGTTCAAACCACAAACCAAACTCTAGGCCTTGCGCTTTTACGTGATCAATGACAGGGGTGAGGCCTTGAGGATAAAACGCTTTGTCCACATACCAATCCCCTAAACCAGCAGTGTCATCGTTGCGTCCATTGAACCAGCCGTCATCTAAAACGAAACGCTCAGCACCCATTTGGGCTGCACGTTCTGCGAGATCTTTAAGCGTCGCTACGTCGTGGTCGAAGTAAATGCCTTCCCAAGTATTGTAATGTACAGGGCGGGGCTTATCGTGGACACTTTGGCGGATAATATGACTACGTACATATTGATGAAACTGCTGAGATAGCACTGATAAGCCTTGGTCTGTATAGCTAGCAAACAATGTAGGGGTTTGATAGCTCTGATCTTTTTCTAGCACAATTTCACCAGGGAAAAGCAACTCGCCCATTTGTACATAAGAGCGCCCGTCAGCCATTTTCTCAGCGACGATCTTGTGATTACCGCTCCAGCCTAAATGAAATCCGTAGGCTTCACCCTGAGCTTGATTGGTGGTTTTTGGGTGGAGTAATAGCGCTGGGTAGCTGTCGTGGGAGGTTTTACCTC from the Paraglaciecola mesophila genome contains:
- a CDS encoding dipeptidase produces the protein MKTLHKTALFIACTLAFSSSVHGAYQASEEATQLTQDTILIDSHIDVPYRVNEQWVDVTKATEDGDFDYPRAKAGGLNAPFMSIYVPASLDDSDESTALAHKLIDYVEAIVGRAPDKFAIAKSVADVKSQFEQGLISLPMGMENGSPIQGDLDNLKTFYERGIRYITLAHSQSNHIADSSYDIRRKWKGLSPFGKTLVTEMNNIGIMVDISHVSDQAFYQAIDISKVPVIASHSSLRKFTPGFERNMDDDMIKALGENGGVIQINFGSTFVSKLSQNWRNQMTAKRKALVDKEGEDSPLVAAFDEEYIAKNPFPFANVDTVLDHIDHVVKLIGIDHVGIGSDYDGVGDSLPEGLKDVSTYPNLVQGLMDRDYSEADIKKILSGNFLRVWQAVEDYAAKH
- a CDS encoding 2OG-Fe(II) oxygenase; the protein is MQTHDAGCLDEQVIAHICEQLTITGYCVVQDFLPQLVINALYLEACSDQRLNFKQAAIGREQLQQVNTNVRSDSIAWITGQSESQGLFLKLMENLRIEINRRLFLGLFDYESHYAHYGPGDFYKRHVDAFKGSSNRLLSSVVYLNADWTEADQGELLMFHDEEVSPFLIVEPIFNQCVIFLSEQFPHEVRAAKRDRYSIAGWFRTNNSIGGQIDPPR
- the rsmI gene encoding 16S rRNA (cytidine(1402)-2'-O)-methyltransferase — encoded protein: MADFGSLFIVPTPIGNLEDITLRAIRTLKEVDLIAAEDTRHSQKLLQHFAISTRLISLHDHNESQRATQLIEKLQQGTNIALISDAGTPLISDPGYGLVNQCRANNVEVIPLPGPCAAITALSGAGLATDRFRFEGFLPAKQQAKAQVLESIERETATSVFYESPRRVADTLQAIVDVLGCERRVVLAKELSKAFETFYSGSAGEALQWLHADSNHQRGEFVLMVAGHKMDVNDIPEEALKLLKLLMAELPPKKAAAVVAQQYGLKKNTLYQMGLAFDQ
- a CDS encoding alpha-galactosidase codes for the protein MTQHAAQFIALHGQKSSLILDVGYDTPQIIYWRAKLSEQSTGDMMRALRLRQEAPVSPIVELDLCLTPTSGQGFTGLPGLSLHGDADQWAANPKLKSIVQDNEHSATLTSIDAARGVQVVVTIKLDAETDVLTFDTALNNITDQSITLDWCAAATIPTPADFDQIIGFEGHWAGEFQQHTLDQFFGSYVRENRRGKTSHDSYPALLLHPKTTNQAQGEAYGFHLGWSGNHKIVAEKMADGRSYVQMGELLFPGEIVLEKDQSYQTPTLFASYTDQGLSVLSQQFHQYVRSHIIRQSVHDKPRPVHYNTWEGIYFDHDVATLKDLAERAAQMGAERFVLDDGWFNGRNDDTAGLGDWYVDKAFYPQGLTPVIDHVKAQGLEFGLWFEPEMVNPDSELYRQHPEWVLGNEVSKQINCRNQLVLDLSRPEVFDYLFERLDSLLSEYDISYVKWDMNRDLNHQGNHSGKPGGHNQIHAVYRLLDKVRETHPNVEVESCASGGGRADYGVLARTDRVWTSDSNDALERLKIQNGFSYFLPAELMGSHVGPRECHITHRTVSMEMRASVTLFGHMGMEMDLRELTDGEKVELKAMTDLYKQHRALVHSGDLFRLELPAYMNGLGIVAKDKSQALFSYSLVACSSATLPDQYRFAGLEKNSQYKLDIIWPIKNTDKWPKSGLFGFANHLGAVDGEIFSGELLMQLGMQMPLLTPQSSLLFHLTKV
- a CDS encoding alpha/beta hydrolase family protein, with translation MKMNINSKTLVAFISVAMSITASATAAPTPEQLYTKQLPITPELALPGQYTVGVKTLDVVHEKQLNTQDFTSQVDRPLTLEVWYPAQSQAATTQQASYENVTRLHKPFSLEGTAHRDAQPKSDGAYPLVVLSHGYTGYRTIMYYLGEHLASHGYVVVGIDHTDSTTQDVDFVNAGFSGFPSTLINRARDQQFVLDYFSQDNSDIAHITNTNDAAVIGYSMGGYGAINTIGACYDFHQQGLQRLGFPEDAARQLMPVFNSCAAGRESVDPRWKAMIAYAPWGGETSVHSAKSMNEITVPSLYVAGDQDDVSGYEKGVKKLFEQTGSENKYLMVYENARHNIAPHPAPKVAYETDADLGHYIEPSWNNEQLNRINEHMSLAFLDCFVKKDDGKCAYLPQRDNATQVKDADGKLTKAWPGFADRWATGIRFYRGENAK